A window of the Citrus sinensis cultivar Valencia sweet orange chromosome 9, DVS_A1.0, whole genome shotgun sequence genome harbors these coding sequences:
- the LOC112497975 gene encoding putative F-box/FBD/LRR-repeat protein At3g59240: protein MENALQRSPKISKLTCGVCSNVGGEDGDRLSNLPEPIVHHIFSFLETIDVARVSAVSRKWRYLWLSIPYLNFNIQNIWSNPLERWSLQTTNEKFKDFVNWVLLFQNGSLSIHRFRLSCLNRVDDYTLYRWIAVVARRNVQVLDLDIISDEPIKLPRSLVTCESLVSLKLDFGNREYQGVLNLPTCAGFSRLKSLDLQHVDVLDYNLFREFLSSCPLLENLYMKECFFHNFLSLDISTTSLKYLTVDEFLLSEPKGLRSCKVICESLEALKLHFGREIDKCVLKLPPT from the coding sequence aTGGAAAATGCTCTTCAAAGAAGCcctaaaatttcaaaattgacATGCGGCGTATGTTCTAATGTTGGCGGCGAAGATGGTGATAGACTCAGCAATCTTCCAGAGCCCATTGTCCATCATATCTTCTCATTCCTGGAGACAATTGATGTTGCTAGAGTGAGCGCTGTTTCGCGAAAATGGAGGTACTTGTGGCTTTCAATTCCTTACTTGAACttcaatattcaaaatatttggtCAAATCCGCTAGAAAGATGGTCACTTCAAACAACCAATGAAAAGTTCAAAGATTTTGTCAACTGGgtattgttgtttcaaaatggTTCCCTTAGTATTCATAGATTTCGCCTTTCTTGCTTGAATCGCGTCGATGATTATACACTTTACAGATGGATTGCTGTTGTGGCACGACGAAACGTGCAAGTTCTTGATCTTGATATAATTTCAGACGAGCCCATTAAGTTGCCCCGTTCCCTTGTAACTTGTGAGTCATTGGTTTCATTGAAGTTAGATTTTGGCAACCGAGAGTACCAGGGTGTCTTAAATCTGCCTACTTGTGCTGGCTTTAGCCGGCTAAAGTCTCTTGATTTACAACATGTTGATGTATTGGATTACAACTTGTTCCGTGAGTTTCTTTCAAGTTGTCCCCTCCTTGAGAACTTGTATATGAAAGAGTGTTTTTTCCACAATTTCTTGAGTCTTGATATTTCAACAACCAGTTTAAAGTATCTGACCGTAgatgagtttttattaagTGAACCAAAAGGTTTGCGCAGCTGTAAGGTAATTTGTGAGTCATTGGAGGCACTGAAGTTACATTTTGGTCGGGAGATTGACAAGTGTGTTTTAAAGTTACCACCTACTTGA